The Plasmodium brasilianum strain Bolivian I chromosome 5, whole genome shotgun sequence region gtgcaAATGTAGCCCACTATTATACTGAGGTACatgcaaatatatgaaatgttTGTTCTTACCAAATTATGCTTAAACCTCCTATTTTCTTTCCTTAAGTATTTGGAGGTCAGTGTGTTATCCTATAAAGCAGAGtgaaaatttcatttttagcACTCCACAGGTGTAAACAGTTACAGGAATAAAGTAACGATTAAAATGGGGCATATGCGCACATGAGGGGGGAGAACAGTATGTTCACAGatacatgtgtatgtgtatgtatgtgtatgtatgtgtatgtatgtgtatgtatgtgtatgtatgtgtatgcatgtgtatgtatgtgtatgcatgtgtatgtatgtgtatgtatgtgtatgtatgtgtatgtatgtgtatgtatgtgtatgtatgtgtatgtatgtgcatgtatgtgtatgtatgtgtatgtatgtgtatgtatgtgtatgtatgtgtatgtatgtgtatgtatgtgtatgtatatgtatgtgtttatgtgtatgtgCTTTTAAATGATCGTTCTCGTGTTCGCGCTCTTGTTTACATTTTCCGaagataaattattttggAGGTTGAGTTCTACTTGCTGATTGTCATTTTGATCGTCCTCATTCTTTATTTGATCTCTAAAAAGCACATACATACTAAAGCTACATGCACATGCAAagatatacacatatgtatatattatatatgtacatatgtgtatacgtacatacgtacaaagagggatacatgcatatatataagtatatatacagaGAGATAAAGCAATGGAAATAGGGGAGTATGACTTAAGGTACTTTCTATTTTTTGAGTAAAAATTTACtatattgtaattttattaaaaatgtatacttatataaaaatacatttacattAAAAGAATTCACAAAATactgaaatatatatttaaactcATTTCCTcgaacatacatatacatatatatatgtgcatatagtTATCTTATTTACTccttttgttcattttatttgtttaatcaaaaaaaaaaaaaaaaaaaaaaaaaaaaaaatcactCATCGGGACCATGTGTCCAGAGCATTATATGCAGCATATattagtttatatatattattttttttcttacacATATCATTCATTTTTCTCGCTTgcaaacaaaacaaataatttagtTGCACTGTATTGTACTCTATTGAATTGTGATGTATTGATTTTTCCGATTTGTTGATTGGCTTTGCATAAGTTTTTCAAAAACGAGTATGTTGAACCAATGGGTTATTTGTTATGCACTAGATGAGGGAATATACCATTTctaaaagattttttttttttttttttttagtttattgTACTGGGTGCAAGATAGAAATTACGGAGCAGCTTAAATTTGATAGCTTTTATTTTGCTCAAATGCTTCAACTTAAACATATAAACctcaaatttttaaaaataatgggTCTATCCAATTATAGCAGttaatttttccctttttataaattcttttatataaaagttcTTCCTTCTTCAATCCTCGCCTGAACAGACCATGGTTTTTGCTTCCGTTGAAGCGTTTTTCctagtaaaagaaaaagagggCTTGCGTGTGCACCCAcccataatatatatatatatatatatatatatatatatatatatatatatatatatatatatatatatatgttcatatgtgCATCAGTCGAAAGGACGTCATGGTCACGTCGACTTCTCGAAGTATTACAATTTTCTCAGAAGTGCAGCCTGTACCgctttattatatgaaatacaAACGTTTCAGCTTgtgatattaaaattttttaaattaatgtagtaaatttaataaatgtaacaTGTGTTAGtgaattataacaataatttttcaattttaataccatactttttgtttcttttgaCCTTTCCTCACgtcctttctttttctttttctttttgatgTAGCAACTACTTCTTGTGTTAACATTATTGTGATATGCAACTAATGCcaacttttttataaacagcCAAACAATACATTTCCACTATTCTAGACATAAAACAATTTAGAATTTatcatacataaataattcaaaCAAATTGATGAACGATATTTTATGacttgcatatatttatgttttttatgtCTTCATTTTATGTCTTCATTTTATGTCTTCATTTTATGCCTTCattttatatcttctttttatatcttcattttatatcttctttttatatcttctttttatatcttctttttatatcttcattttatatcttctttttatatcttcattttatatcttctttttatatcttcattttatatcttctttttatatcttcattttatatcttctttttatatcttcattttatatcttctttttatatcttcattttatatcttctttttatattttcattttatatcttctttttatgtCTTCATTTTATGTCTTCTTTTTATGTCTTCattttatatcttctttttctttttctttttttttttttttttttttttttttttttttttttttttttttttttttattccttttcattttgtcGTAAAAAGTGTAAAGCGTCATTTTTGAATGTATACAACACAGAGGGAACTGATTATTCccccccaaaaaaaaaaaaaaaaattttctccCAACCATTACGTACCCAGTCAACATTTGCtcaaacatatgtatatgcacccacgtgtgtatatacacatatgcataacCTACTAATTCGTACATGTTATTACTTAAGACGAAAGCTTAAAGAGCTGCTCATGGATTATGCCATATGCCATATGGATGTATGCATACTCTACATACGTAATAATAACAGATTTATCAAAACTTAACATATGAAGAACAAGCTAAAACAaatgatttttatttattcaaaattataCATCTATAACACATAAGTGTGTATCGAAATCACTAGCAGTTATGTACATGGTCTCAAAAAATAGAGTATATGTCTATGTCATGTAAAactaatattaatttatacgttataaaaaatcacatatatttacatatatttacatatatatacatatatatacatatatatacatatatttacatatatatacatatatttacatatatatacatatatatacatatacacatatatacatatatacattcatacatgcatacatacgaaTGAGAAACACTCGAATATGtatgattataaaaaaaaaaaaaaaaaaaaaaaaaaaaggtcatGCAGTActaagaaaaatgaaaagtaatttataaatagtatattatatccttttattttaaaacgtACAAATGAAAGTGATTGCAAAAATAGAAAGCAATATGAACACATGATAAGTAAAAAGTTAACATACATTCCTGTTTTGCAAAGGGTGTAACACTTATTTTTGCAGAGTACACTGGACTGGTAAAAAGTAGTAAAGTCATAAAATTAGGAGTgggtgtatatatgtgcatacctGTACATGCGTATATAAACACATGCTTTGGTATACAAGCTTAGATGCATATCTGCTTGGTGAATAGGAAGCACATGGTACAGTGtgaaaagatatataaacaGCGCTGCAATAACAACCTGCTATACTTCCGTAGgtttatgatatattatcATAAGTAGTTTGTTCATCAGTGAgataacctttttttttttttttttttttttttttatctatgaACCTATGTATGAACTCACCCTACTCCGCTTCTTATCTGTGCGTGAATTTCTTTTCTGCAGCACCGCCGTACCTGCACAGCAAGAGCATCCCGGCATAATGCTTCTTTCCGTTTTTtggtattttcttttttttgtctaaTTTGCTTGTACAAAATTTGTAATTCATTTTACATGGAGATACATTTACTTCTTCTAGTTCATAatcaaaagaaaatgaaaaacctaaaaaaatattatcaaattcatttatgtaattatttgAACAGGCTCCCATTACATTAGTAGTTATATTTGCGTCATGAATGTATGTTAActgtaataatgaaatactATGAAAAGATAAAGGGATGCAAAATCCCCACAATAAATAGTCAGAATCATTCTTCGTTTGGTTAATAGTACAATTATTTTGTCCAGCAGTACAAGGCTTAACTTTAAtcttttctaaattttccttttttgataatttcattttaaatcCAAATGCTAGAGTGTTTCCCTCAGAACATATTATCTTTAACGAGTTTTCCCTGGATGGGGTTTTCCCACCGTAACTGCTGTCATTATTACTTCCATCAGTGTTGCCACCAATGCTGCCATTGtttttatcatcatcatcactATCATCCCTACCATCGCTGTCCATGTATATAGTTTCAAACCTTAAGAAACTGTGCTTCACGCAGTACATCCAGCCGAAAGTGACTACATCGATGCTGTTTGTCCTGTAAGCGCAAGAAATATCATATTCCCCTTTATTATCACATGGCTGTATTTTGATTCTTTTTCCTTGACTGTTCAAACTTTTTAACTTTTCTGACTTGTTaataataagtataaaaCCAGTACTTTTGATATAACCAACAGGACAACTTAAAGTTAAGGACCCTTTCGCTGAACCAGTAATTTGTTCACCATCTGATAAAACAtcagttatattttttgaaagataaaaattttctttgtCTATTCCATAGAGattattataatacaaaAGAGCTGTCTTATAtgactcttttttttctatacgCATAAATGAGTTTAAAGAAATCAAATCAAGATAAATTGGTATAATATTGGAATAAACTGAATTCTTCCAAATTTCGTAAGTCAAATCATTCCACCGTTCATCCATTGTGGTTCCACCCCTGATATCTAGACTACTAATTTGATTACTTGAATTGTTTTGTCCCATCTTCATGGAGACAATGTCTTTTTCGAGATCACCTCTAACAGGTGTTTGTTCTCTATCACTATTCGTACTGTTTGTATTATTGTTCTTATTGTACTTCTTcttcttattcttattcttcttattattattattcttcttcttcttattattattattattactatcattCGCCTCTTCCAGAATATCCCGTAGTAGTGGGGAAAAGCTAAACACGTTCAAGTAAGGGACGTCCCTAAGGGGGTATTTATAGTTGTATATCTTGATCTGTTCTAACTTCTGGAGTGTAATTTCCAACGTGTTAAAAGACTTTGCTCCGAAATGTGCTGCAATAACTAAATGtgttccatattttttaaaaaatttcatccatggttttatatattttgagcAATATTCACTGTTCGGATCACCTAGATATAACAATTTGgggcattttttttcattttttttttttgataatataggtaatttttcaatatctACTAAAAAATTCTTGTTAATATTGTTTGtaaaatttcttaaattatatgtagCATAAGTATGAACACAACTATTCTGAACAACAaggtattttttcttttccatttctAAGTTAACAAAATAACTACTATATGGCATGGATGCTGAAAATGGTTTTATATTTCGATCTAACTGGTccacatttatattatccaTGGCTAAATTGGTAACATCATTTATGTTatctataaaattaaaatattcccCTTTTTGACaaacattttcattaatCACATCAATACAGTTACTAGTGTTAATTATTATCTCTTTAAAACCTGGATCTTCAATAAGTTCATTATTTGGTAATGGATAACCAAACAGAATGTCATAACCCTTCCCTATGTATTTGCTAAATATTTCATCGTTCGAATCATTACTCTCGTTTGTTTTGACATTGCACTTGGTATAAGAGAGTAGGAAGCAAGCGGTGAACAAACACACacataaaactttttttgaTC contains the following coding sequences:
- a CDS encoding perforin-like protein 4, giving the protein MENRSAAKRSKKVLCVCLFTACFLLSYTKCNVKTNESNDSNDEIFSKYIGKGYDILFGYPLPNNELIEDPGFKEIIINTSNCIDVINENVCQKGEYFNFIDNINDVTNLAMDNINVDQLDRNIKPFSASMPYSSYFVNLEMEKKKYLVVQNSCVHTYATYNLRNFTNNINKNFLVDIEKLPILSKKKNEKKCPKLLYLGDPNSEYCSKYIKPWMKFFKKYGTHLVIAAHFGAKSFNTLEITLQKLEQIKIYNYKYPLRDVPYLNVFSFSPLLRDILEEANDSNNNNNKKKKNNNNKKNKNKKKKYNKNNNTNSTNSDREQTPVRGDLEKDIVSMKMGQNNSSNQISSLDIRGGTTMDERWNDLTYEIWKNSVYSNIIPIYLDLISLNSFMRIEKKESYKTALLYYNNLYGIDKENFYLSKNITDVLSDGEQITGSAKGSLTLSCPVGYIKSTGFILIINKSEKLKSLNSQGKRIKIQPCDNKGEYDISCAYRTNSIDVVTFGWMYCVKHSFLRFETIYMDSDGRDDSDDDDKNNGSIGGNTDGSNNDSSYGGKTPSRENSLKIICSEGNTLAFGFKMKLSKKENLEKIKVKPCTAGQNNCTINQTKNDSDYLLWGFCIPLSFHSISLLQLTYIHDANITTNVMGACSNNYINEFDNIFLGFSFSFDYELEEVNVSPCKMNYKFCTSKLDKKKKIPKNGKKHYAGMLLLCRYGGAAEKKFTHR